atcgttatataaaagaattaatcaATCTTTTATGTTCTTTCCATGTTCTTTCTTTGctgtattatgtatttagaGGTTAGAATCACCGGTAGCTTGTATTGTTATGTAGATGTCGAAACGATATCTAAgaattcgattatttcttcatttttgtatacagtagcggacaaaagtttaagacgatgatttgtaaaccggattacaaacatcttatacgcatattgttcttctattcggtttgtctctttggaataacgtagctgtatgtttgaccttcgtaacctcagacagtcagttgttaaatacaaacaatgtaggagttacaacagttagttaccgcctagcacttggaaacagtggacattagtttaagacgatctgtgtaaaacgtgagtacgagtacagtttttgaacattttgattctggaatgtcaaaatcattgtttagtgtaccttttattgcttaaaattcatttaggtaggaacagactatgggtaaatcaaagaatttacttgaaaacgaaagggaacaaatcgtaaggctgcgaaagcaaagtaaaaccttcaccgaaatagcaaatatagtgaacaggtcagaaacagcttgtaaacaagcttggtataaatttttaaagacaggcatgtattgcgatcaaccgaaaaacggaagaccacggaaaacaacaccgaaaatggatcgccggattcatcgattgagcgaaaaggatcgttttcgtagtgcaaataatattgctgcggagataaactatgaaaacgatacacaaattagtgctagaactgttaggagaagattagaagactttaacttaagaggacgaaaaccccaaaagaaaccactgctgagttctaggaatcgaaaaagacgacttgcatttgctaaagctcataagcattggacaagtgaagattggcaaaaggtattgttttctgacgaatcgaaattcaatcgcgtctgttctgacgggatacggtacgttagacgtcgaattggcgaaagtttgaaaacacagtgcgttttaaaaactcttaaacatggtggtggcaacgttatggtgtgggcgtgtttttctcgaagcggccctggtccgatatgtcgtatcaatggaattatggaccgttttcaatacaaggacatactcaagaacacaatgttaccttttgcacgcaacaatatgagtgatgattttatttttcaaaatgataatgatccgaagcacacggctcgggttgtgaaacagttttttcaagaagaaaatatcaccgtgctgccgtggccgtcgcaatcaccagacattaacccaatcgagaatttgtgaagcatcataaaaaagacagtacaaggttataaaccgaaaaatttaaatgaactttactctacgattgaaacagcctggaataatattacggtagattaatataaaaaattaatagattctatgccaagaagatgtaccgaagggataagaaataacggatattgaacaaaatattgaatttaaacaaaaattgtgtatattttttaaccaaaaattaatattttttgtatagtcttaaacttttgaccgacgaaatattatacagatttcgttccttttttataacttagctattgagcaaaatatcaaaatgaaattttttttctaagtgtacaaacaaatgtacaattagttaataccaaaagtagaacaccgtatttatattttttatggaaagtaaatcaattatttatttcttccatttcgtcttaaacttttgtccgctactgtatatatgtatttcataattGGTGTTAGTTTTACCCAAATGTTTGAAGGTCTTGATTTGTTTTTATACAGATTATTGCGATTGCGTGATTGACTTCAGAGGTGATTGTACTATCGACGCCATGCTGATTGATGTTTAATCCGATAACTTTTCACGTCGTTAGCGACGTTTGATTTATTGTAACAAAACCAAACGTACGTATatgtttttattgttttcttattGGATTGCACGTAATATTTGGGGaagattttacatttattttgtgATATACGAGTTATAGTTTGTAAGGAATATCTAATATATCTCATTATAgacaattatacatatatgtatcttGTTCAGAATGTTAAAGTGAaggtaataaaaatgaaaaaattcattatttttgctttaaatacatttgatcatttcttttatctcaAATAGGAATATATTGAAACTCATATTGGAACTACCATGTCATTGTATTGTAACATAGAAACTTGCAGTAGATTCAACTATTTGActctattaataaaataaaatgcacGTTCACCACAGTTAGGTACATATTCAATCTTCATAATATGATATtaacgaaaaattaataacagcCACTTAATAGTTAAGCTTTacaaagcaataattttttctaaacaaacGTTCGGGGAATaggaagaagatgaaaaatatgtaaaaaagtaTCTTGTTTCTTCCGTTATATTTTCCCCCTTCCTAACACACGTTTATTAAAACGTTTTTACTTTCACAGAATGTTCGTAATCGCGCTATGCGGTCGATGGAATCAGTGTTTGCAGCGTAGtagtatttttcatattctcaAGACCACAGTAGCTCtcattaaattcaattagaaTAAAGATTTAATGCAGTatatatcttaattttattcagtaAATGTATACGCGAAATTAGAATCAGTGCATATTCGCCGATCATAACTTAAATGGACGCATTAATagttttttcatttgtttgtacatattatatgtgCTTCCGGTATTAGAATCAATGATCTACTTTTCTTAAGATATAGTGACGTTCCAAAAATTAAcgacgtaaatatttttctatatattgtacttttttaaaattttgtttttgatttaattattattaaggaACTAGTAAATCGGTAATTTGAGAAGTTTCAAACTTGTATTCTTCGATCAAAATAAAATCCAGATTAACACAAAGCTTTAATATTGCATTTTAACCTTTATTATTAGTTTTAAATGTGATAAAATCCATATTTgactacttttatttttttaatgtgaCTTAATTTTTTTTGTGACTTTaggaacaaattataatattctttgttttctttaagATTCTACAGCCTCCACCTTCTTCAATGGGGTTCAATGATTCTTTCTTAATGATGGTCTATCTTGATTCGTGATGACGAGCATCTTACTGTAACGTCCTTCACATCGAACTGTGAGTCTCATGCATTTTGTTTCTCCGATCGCTCAATCATGTCATGGGATGAAAGGTCCAAATCGATGCGAGTGACTGATTGTATTATGTAGAAGTTTTTACGAGTGTAGTggcatttattatatacagaaTGAGTAGAAACATTTCTAGTGTTtcatttattagtttaggTTTTCCTGCGCATCGCGTAACTTCATAGTAATAATATGATATtgagataattaatttttcattaataatataaatataatgtcaGAGTTATTAGTACGATTGAAAATACGTTTGCTACAACTATTagtaaaataagaatatattcaCTACGCATATTAGCGATTCATTCGgatgtacgtatataaatatgtaacatgtgaatatttaaataaacaatcaaTATCGAAATAACTTCAACTGAATATTTCGTATCAGAGAAGAAGGATATCCTCTGACTTCGTTGCAGTGAAACTTACAATTATtatgcaattattattatctttgacgtaataataaataatttttaattacattttctctCTCATTAATGATTAAAGTACCGTACTATGATTGCTTTTAAAGATAAATACAAAGAggtatattgtatttcaatattatacaaGATAAGTATTCAATGTTTTACGAAGTACATTCATTCCATATAATATCGTATTcctcattattatattttaaatactttcgtaagtAAGAATATCTTTTCGAAAATCGATCTTGTTCGCACATATCGTCAAATTCCGATAGCGCCCAAAGACAATCGAGAAAACCGCGATAGTGACACTTTTCGGACTATTCGAAGCAACCAACATAATGTTTGGACTTCGGAACGCTGTGCAAACATGTCAGCGATTCGTCGACGAAGTCACACGTGCGAATGAACATTTGCGAATCCTGTTCAACCGCCTCAAAGATTACGGTGTAGTGATAATCCCCACGAAATGCGAATTCGGCGCGCACGAAATCACATTCCTCGGATATACGGTAAACTTACTACGGTAAACGGAATTAAGTCGCTGGCCGAACGTGTCGAAGCGatcgtaaatattttgaagCCCGCGAACGTTAAGCAGTTACGTAGGTACTTCGGTATGATTAACCAACGTTTCATACCGGAGGCTGCGAAAATACTTCATCAGCCACTTAATAACCTGTTAAAAGGCGCGAAAAAGGGCAACGCGCTCATTGAGTGGTCGGAACAATCTGAAAGCAGCTTTCGCGAATCGAAACGTATCGTCGCGGACGCCACAATGCTAGTGCATCCGATGCCAGGTGCGCCCGTCAGCCTCACGGTAGACGCGTCCGACTACGCAATAGGTGCAGTATTGCAACAACGCGCGAACGACGAATGGGAGCTGCTAGTGTTCGTCACGAAATCCTTGACCCCCGCATAGCGAAAATACAGCGAGCTACTCGCGATGTAGAAGGCAGAAATTTCGCAATATACACCGATCACAAGTCCTTGACATACGCACTCAATCCAAATCTAGAGAGATGCTTGCCGTGACAATTTCGATATCTAGATTATATTGACATTCAATTTACAACCGACATCCGTCACATAAAAAGTCTAGACAACAATGTAGCTGACACTCTATCACGCATCGAAGCGATAGGAAAGTCCGTAGACCACCAAACGCTCGCCACCGCGCAAGAAAATGACACCAAGCCACGCGAATTAGTCAAATCCGATACACACGCGTTACACCTAAAAAAGATACGTTTTCCCGATCACGTAGAAATATATTGCGACGTATCGGGCGACACCGTACGACCGTATGTTCCGAAATCTTTGCGACGCAGCGTATTTAACTTGTTACATGGACTTTCCCATCCAGGGATACGCGCTACGCAAAAACTGGTGACGACGCGTTTCGTCTGGCCTTCGATAAACAAGAATTGCCGAACCTGGACACGACAATGTATTTCGTGCCAACAGTGTAAAATCACCAAGCACGTATCCTCACCCGTCGAAACATTCGGAGCATTAGCAGGCCGATTCCAACACATACACATAGATATTATCGTGATGCAGTATTCGCAAGGCTACCGATATTGTCTAACGCGTATCGACCGTTTTTTGCGTTGGCCTGAAGCCATTCCCATTGTCGATATGGAAGCGGCAACCGTTGCTTCGTTCCTTTCTACGTGGATATTTCGTTTCGGCGTGCCCTTTAAAATAACATCTGACCAAGGACGCCAATTCGAATCAAAATTATTCGAGGAATTGTGCCGGTTGTTCGGCATTAAGCATTTGCGCACTACTGCCTATCCCCTACGTCCAACAGGATGGTAGAGCGTTTGCACCGTCAACTGAAAGCAGCAATCAAATGCCACGATACGAGCAACTGGGTAGAAATCTTGCCAATTGTTCTATTGGGGATACGAACTACTATAAGGGAGGACCTGAACACAACGGCAGCCGAAATGGTTTATGGCACAGGCATACGATTGCCGACAGAATTCTTCGTACCAGCGAAGCGACAGGCCAAATGCGCGAATCGTTTAAAAGAACGGATAGAAAAAGTCAGACCACACCCGATCACACGACACGGCCCGAAGAAAACTTTCGTTTTCCGCGAACTAAAAACAtcgtcttttgtatttttacgcGGCCTTTACAACCTACGATGGGCCATATATGGTGATGTAGCGAGgcgagaaaaattgtacaatagaaataaacaataaacatataaaagtATCTATAGACCTATTAAAACCCGCTTTTATTGTAACCGACGATATCGAACATCAGCAGCTCGAAAATAGCGCAGGAACCCACGACGTGTTCACACCGCGCAAAACCCCGACTACGCAAAACGCTGAGCGGGCACAACAAAGCCAAGGTAACTCAAGAAATCATTACACCACGCGAGCGGACAGGAAAGTTCACTTTCCTAATCGTTTTCAGGCAGGTTGCAGATAAGTTAATACGTAAGATCTAcatgtgtaaaaaaaaaaaagaacgttaACATTAGTAAGGGGGTACTGTAGCGGCACTCAACAGTAAATTTTCTAACGGTTTCTGTCCCGTTGCCCGCTACGCAAAGACTATCCTTCGGATAAGATGATTGCCAGACgtcgaaacatttttatagcaTATTTTCTACCTAACCTAAGGACCCGCTATAAACCTTATGATTTCTCTAGCTAAGGTTTTTCAAACGAGCAAATAGCCTTTGTTTTAGCATTTACTAAagtttattacatactatAGAAAGATACTATAGGAAATATGgtttttctcacgtacgatgcttccCGTTAGCAACCTTCTCTCGAGGGCGAGACCTAGagattaaccaattaacagcaacgtccatttccctcactttcctaacgGAGATTTTCCTCGACGAAGCCGATGATCTTGTATccttagacacacccatcatagttttcctctgcagcatcaTCGTGACGAAAAGTCAGTCAAGAGTCGAGTCTCGAGTCGTCAGTCGATAGTCTCCAGTCAGCAGTCGTTTGTTGATAGTCGATAGTTAACTAGAGTCGCAAGCTCTACGCAAAGTGTACATCGAGagtatttgttaataaatatattgttaactaTACTCTAGTCTTTTTCAGCACATATCATAACTTAACCACCtcaaaagatttaattaaaatcttatcCTTAGggttttttaatcaatttttcttaagATTCAGATTGTTTTTTTCGCATAACGACCAAGGATTGATTGTTTcgtaaatgtatgtataagaaaaggaaaatttatttgaagatTTATAAACCTTTATGTAGAAAGAAGTGGATGAGGATTACTGTTCCAATCAACTGTTTCATAACatttagaatatataaaacaaagacGTACAATGTACAAACACtgtaaagatacaaaattctCTGGTTTACTTTTGATTGTAAGATATTCTGTTCTATGCATAtcttatttctaatttcataacaacatttaatttctttcccAATCACTGATAACATTGGAATCTTACATATTCTATACTGAATCGGCAACGTTGGAAATGGCAGGgcttaaaatgataaatgagCTTCAATGCCTCCCAGAATTAGgagaaaaaaagtatattgtattatgtttCTACTTTTCAGTACTATACtcgaataatatatagtacAATGTGAAATAATAAGAATGGATGATGAaacttatttaaatacttaCTCATTGGAAGGGAAGATATGTAATACTTACCGTCAGTAGATATTTTTCTAGCATGCAAAGTATAGATAGAAaatagttttcttcttttgtacaaacattttaataattatggaGTATGTCTTTAGTACAATTACATTATCAATAACGTAACTTACAATTAACAGCTAGCATCGATTAGTACATTAGAAAATGCAAACATCAAATATCACAATATCACTTTTCCAGGAAACAATATGTATTAGTACAAattgggaaatttaaattttgccTTTAAATTGTTTCAGAAATCTATTATAGATAACGTTTCAAAGTTGCGACTCAAATATATGTAGGTATAAAGGAGAAAACTACTTTATCAACAAAACAGAAGCTTCACTTACCTTGAGCTGTTCCTGTCGCTTATAGGCGTGTAGCATTAGTTGTTTCCTTTCCTCTTCCGACATTAATGGTTCACGAGCAGGTCTTCCGCCTCCTCTTTTCTGCAGCTTGATAATAATCTTTGTCTTTTCGTTCATCCCGACATAATCCTTTAATTTCATCCCTGGTAATAATTCTTTTCCTGAGAACCAAAGTTGTGCCAGTTGCACATCTATAACCTACGACCATTAAATGTATCCTATAACATCTTCTACAGACAAAGTTCTAATCGAACAATTACcagtaattatataaataaaaaattgtttgttattttcaaataatttttatttattcaaatatcatttgaataaaattttattcgtaactTTGATTCGATTTAATCTATTTGAAATGTTAGTCAAATAAAGTCGAACTCTGACCTCGAGCGATGCTTGAGTGCCGCTCAAATCCTCCGTATTCTCGAATTCCTGGCGGATAATATCATGAGGAGGAAGCCCCATTGGATAAACGATCGTCACGGCACCCCTTAGAATGTCCAATGCCTCTTGCACGGTCTTCTGTGTCACTAGCTTTTCTTGCTGCACTAACTTCTACGAAGTCcaaaaacgagagaaaagacGCCAGAAACACATTAGTAGAACACACAGGGCGAAAACGAGAAAAGTCTATCCTTGAGTtgataaaaacaagaaacgaggaacatacacatacacatagaCATATAGGATGAAAATTACCTTCGAAACCATAGTTCGTGCCTCTTCGATCGTTTTCTTCAAGACCTCCTGCATCTTCACGTTAGGCTGTTTGCCATTTCTGCGGCCTGAAACATGGAAACCACTCGTGGTAACATTCCGGCTGGGACTGGCAAGCAATTAATGCAACGATTACAAGCCCATTCGAAGCAACAAAAATCCTGGTTGAGCCAATTTCTCGCCTGCGTTGCACGTTCCATTCCCGATAACCATACATTTGCATGCGCCCTAAGCGCGGCCGTTTAAAGCGGCATAAAATAAACTGCATCGTTATTCCCTTCCCTTGGCCCAAAAGTCTGTCGCTTGTatatacgaaattaaaaatataatctgtcatcaaaaaattctttatctttttatgatattttaacttttttttttaggtaTATATGTTTTGATTTATATAGTTGATAGTTACTAACTATCTTAgtatttctaagaaaaataatgtacattgtacataatCATTGGCAATGAAATTGTAGTTAAATCTTCGTAAACGAATTTCATGCACACgagattttcatttaatttcatttaatattaatggTACTCTTGAATCctattatatctataaaattctataaattaacTCTTTCACATCCACGAAAAGGATGTTTCACAGAATGAATTTCACAGAATCCGTATAATTTTCATCAGCGACTTCGTATTGTTAAATAACCATATTTAAAATGTCGTTCATGAACGACTTTCTATGGCAAAATGTGTAGGTATTATTTGTCTCGTCTATTAATGCGAAAAAGCTAAATATATATGCGCATACATGCCAGTATCCTTCTGAAGGAGCTAAATACGTTTCCACGTACCTATAACATCCTTGTTAAAGGTCCATCCGCCTATCGGTACGCATTTCTCACCCCACTCGTCCTTGAGCTTGAGCTCCTCAACCTGTTCGTCGGTGAGGCCCATCATGTCATGGGGCAGCATGGTGCCGTGCTTGATCAGCTCCtcgatttctatttttcgaaaaacacAGACCGTGGTGCACGGTTAAGCGTAACTCCGCGTAATTATTATCCCGGCGCGACGTGTGACTAATATTACATGGTGCGCAGGATGGATGGGTTCATAAACTCAGCCCTCGACTTCTTATTACGCGCTGTTATTACGAGCCGCGGGTGAGGCCTTCCACGAGAGATAATCGTTAATGGATTTCTCGCGTTAGCGTTCCGTACAGGAACCGAGACTGACTATAACGAAGCAGAAGAGTCCATTGGAAATGGTAGAAAAATCGTCGAGATTCGACTAGTACACGTGTGAACATACGACCACGTACAAATGATAATTCATTGCTTTAAGAACGTATGTAATTGCTAATGGAGAATTGCTTCTTTGGCTAGCTGTATTTAATTGATCGTAAATTGTTATTCTCTTTCGCGAATCCATGTGGAAGGTCAATCAGTCGTTGGGTAGAAATTATTAGCACTTTTTTGGTATTAATgtctttgtaatttaatatagatttataaatttggGATGCTATACaagtctatatatatatactatactgTAGGAGACTTTTTGTAAATATGTgcctttttaaaaattaagactaatattattaatccgagttttgtaaaataacaaCAATGATAATTCTACTATCGTTTCTAGTTATGACCAAGAGCATTGAAAGAACATAAAAAGATTGCGGGGGTAGTCGTTGAATAAAGCTAAAAGTGGAGTAATTTTACgcaataaaattactttatattattttgtattgttaACTAGAATAGCTACAAagtatagttatatatataaacatttaagAACGAAAATTCTTACAACATtcattatattagaaaaaataccAAACTTGAAAAGTTTCCTCAATATCCAGAAAGGTTCAGGTTCGAAGATAATGAAGAATAAAGACGTAAAATCTCTCTGGTcaagaaaaattcataaataagcGGCAGCATGTAGACAATGTTAAAACGCGTCATTGGATTAATGGCACAATCGGAGAATAAATGAAGGGATACGTAAGTTGTTATCGTCAATGAAATCAATGGCATTCGTGCGGCCCGCGGTAATGCTCGATAAAATCGTACGCGTTCGGTTTGCGAGGGGCCGTTATATAcacgtgaaaataaaaaggcCGAGAAAACGGTAATAATGCGTTGTACGTTGTTACCTCGGGACAACTCATGCCACTTAACTTGCGATCCCGCAGTCAACTGTGCCTAAATAAAGTGCAACTTTCCACGGACAAGCGAACGTTTTCTTTTGCCACGCTGTTAGATATGTCATCTTTCTCGATCTGATTCCCCCTTTCCGAGATACAAGGGATCATTACCATAACATATTCTTGAGACTTTCAGCCGGCCGttgtaaataatagtaatgtCGTATATAATATCT
Above is a genomic segment from Bombus pascuorum chromosome 9, iyBomPasc1.1, whole genome shotgun sequence containing:
- the LOC132910571 gene encoding cilia- and flagella-associated protein 298; amino-acid sequence: MLPHDMMGLTDEQVEELKLKDEWGEKCVPIGGWTFNKDVIGRRNGKQPNVKMQEVLKKTIEEARTMVSKKLVQQEKLVTQKTVQEALDILRGAVTIVYPMGLPPHDIIRQEFENTEDLSGTQASLEVIDVQLAQLWFSGKELLPGMKLKDYVGMNEKTKIIIKLQKRGGGRPAREPLMSEEERKQLMLHAYKRQEQLKISETI